The following proteins are co-located in the Mangifera indica cultivar Alphonso unplaced genomic scaffold, CATAS_Mindica_2.1 Un_0009, whole genome shotgun sequence genome:
- the LOC123205587 gene encoding uncharacterized protein LOC123205587 gives MATYGLTEVMTSGQGVFILKFQDMDGVSRAVEEGQLTIGGQPFLVRKCTTNLPMLINDVKKVAIWVRMYDIPLEFWTPKGLSYIASAIGTSFYADSITEGGTRLDFARICIKIKVDAECPDSISLTLSNGESMVINVEYGWKPLKCNGCQCFGHSTANCAFASKLEDSSTSRKVLKDRAGMVVSKKQYGKDNMMQVAKGYDKKAKGKSVEIQNPGCDGTSTSGVDDTENEDSATIVPFGGKLKVDEMDLRKKDVDMKSMNLGKKLAKLKKANPSPPLSK, from the exons ATGGCTACTTATGGCCTTACTGAGGTTATGACTTCCGGCCAAGGAGTGTTCATTCTTAAATTCCAAGATATGGATGGAGTTTCTAGAGCGGTGGAAGAGGGACAATTAACCATTGGAGGACAACCTTTTCTTGTTAGGAAATGCACTACAAACCTCCCCATGCTGATTaatgatgtaaagaaggtggctatTTGGGTTAGAATGTATGACATTCCTCTTGAGTTTTGGACTCCAAAAGGTCTTAGCTACATAGCTAGTGCTATTGGAACCTCTTTTTATGCGGATTCTATCACTGAAGGAGGGACAAGGCTGGACTTTGCAAGGATATGCATTAAGATCAAAGTGGATGCGGAATGCCCAGATTCCATTAGTTTAACTCTTTCGAATGGTGAAAGCATGGTGATAAATGTAGAGTATGGTTGGAAACCTTTAAAATGCAATGGTTGCCAATGCTTTGGACATTCTACTGCCAATTGTGCTTTTGCTTCTAAGCTTGAAGACAGCTCTACATCTCGAAAAGTTCTGAAGGATAGGGCTGGTATGGTAGTGTCTAAGAAACAATATGGGAAAGATAACATGATGCAAGTGGCAAAAGGATATGATAAGAAGGCCAAAGGTAAAAGTGTTGAGATACAAAATCCGGGG TGTGATGGAACCTCCACAAGTGGTGTGGATGATACGGAAAATGAGGACTCTGCAACAATCGTCCCATTTGGTGGTAAGctaaaggtggatgagatggatcttAGGAAAAAGGATGTAGATATGAAGAGTAtgaacttggggaagaaattggcTAAGCTTAAGAAAGCAAATCCCTCTCCCCCATTATCCAAATGA